In Listeria monocytogenes, the following proteins share a genomic window:
- a CDS encoding PTS lactose/cellobiose transporter subunit IIA — MTDSNELTTELDSMAIILHAGNAKSCAFEALKEVKQQNIEAFTQKITEAKDEIKLAHRAHAELLRKLSSENRMREVDLLLVHAEGHLSSTDIAVEMIRELGEIYQWKWSLSNE, encoded by the coding sequence GTGACAGATAGCAACGAACTAACAACAGAACTGGATTCCATGGCGATCATCTTACACGCCGGGAATGCGAAAAGTTGTGCTTTTGAGGCACTGAAAGAAGTAAAACAGCAAAACATCGAAGCTTTCACGCAGAAAATTACTGAAGCGAAAGATGAGATTAAACTGGCGCACCGAGCGCACGCGGAACTTTTGCGAAAACTATCTTCAGAGAACCGAATGAGAGAGGTGGATTTACTGCTTGTTCATGCGGAAGGTCACTTGTCTTCTACGGATATTGCCGTGGAAATGATTCGGGAACTGGGAGAAATTTATCAATGGAAATGGAGTTTATCTAATGAATAA
- a CDS encoding glycoside hydrolase family 1 protein: MNNNFLWGGATASYQCEGAWDVDGKAESMWDYYLHEAGLENGDVASDHYHRYEEDIRMMKEGGQNSYRFSLSWPRIIKNRQGDINLKGIEFYQNLLDTCKKYDIEPFVTLYHWDLPQYWEETGGWLDHDVCAAFEHYAKVCYDHFGDKITNWTTFNEPKWFVANGYKIGNYPPGYQDTQKTMIAAYNVMYASALGVKAFKEGGYPGQIGIVHSYTPVNGVDESIETKIAMRYADNYCNNWILDTAALGEFPVDLIAELAKSHDISFMKTDELQTIKQNTVDFIGLNYYSRTLVKPYTGGETQLQFNHSGKKGESKVLIKNWFEQVKDPANETTEWDTEIYPKGLQDGLIEAYERYQLPLYVTENGIGVREDVSVSQVDDAYRIAFMNDHINAIFNAIDAGCDVRGYYAWSPFDLYSWKNGVEKRYGLVAVDFENNQIRKPKASYYWFKEMIESQGKLIKRREF; this comes from the coding sequence ATGAATAATAACTTTTTATGGGGAGGTGCAACGGCCTCTTATCAATGTGAAGGTGCTTGGGATGTGGATGGCAAGGCGGAATCGATGTGGGACTACTACTTGCACGAAGCAGGTCTTGAGAATGGCGATGTGGCGAGCGATCACTACCACCGCTACGAGGAAGACATTCGGATGATGAAAGAAGGCGGACAAAATTCCTATCGTTTTTCCTTATCTTGGCCGCGAATTATTAAAAATAGGCAAGGTGACATCAACTTAAAAGGGATCGAATTTTATCAAAACTTGCTAGATACGTGTAAAAAATATGATATTGAGCCGTTTGTGACACTTTATCATTGGGATTTGCCGCAATATTGGGAAGAAACTGGTGGCTGGTTGGATCACGACGTTTGTGCTGCATTTGAGCATTATGCCAAGGTTTGTTATGACCATTTTGGCGATAAAATCACGAATTGGACTACGTTTAACGAGCCAAAATGGTTTGTTGCTAACGGATATAAAATCGGCAACTACCCGCCCGGTTATCAAGATACGCAAAAAACGATGATTGCCGCTTATAATGTAATGTACGCGAGTGCTTTAGGCGTGAAGGCTTTTAAAGAAGGTGGCTATCCAGGGCAAATTGGTATTGTTCACAGCTACACGCCGGTGAACGGTGTCGATGAAAGTATTGAAACGAAAATTGCGATGCGCTACGCTGATAACTATTGCAACAACTGGATTCTCGACACAGCCGCACTTGGCGAATTCCCGGTTGATCTCATTGCCGAACTAGCAAAATCGCACGACATCAGCTTTATGAAAACAGACGAACTACAAACAATTAAACAAAACACTGTCGACTTCATCGGCTTAAATTACTATTCGCGCACGCTCGTTAAACCATACACTGGCGGCGAAACTCAGCTACAATTCAACCACAGTGGTAAAAAAGGCGAAAGTAAAGTTCTTATCAAAAACTGGTTCGAACAAGTGAAAGATCCCGCCAACGAAACAACCGAATGGGACACAGAAATTTATCCAAAAGGCTTACAAGATGGCTTAATCGAAGCTTACGAACGCTATCAATTACCACTTTATGTGACAGAAAACGGCATTGGTGTTCGCGAAGACGTTTCTGTGTCACAAGTAGATGATGCCTACCGAATCGCCTTTATGAATGACCATATTAACGCCATTTTCAACGCAATCGATGCTGGTTGTGACGTTCGCGGCTACTACGCTTGGTCTCCGTTCGACCTTTATTCTTGGAAAAATGGTGTCGAAAAGCGTTACGGACTTGTGGCAGTTGATTTCGAAAACAACCAAATCAGAAAACCAAAAGCTTCCTACTACTGGTTCAAAGAAATGATTGAAAGTCAGGGAAAACTCATCAAACGAAGAGAATTTTAA
- a CDS encoding PTS sugar transporter subunit IIB translates to MKNIMLVCNAGMSTGMLAKKIEAASGNTLNVTAYSESEYTDYLDGVDLVLIGPQIRFLMPQIKQAVSVPVHAISPVKYGIMDGKGVYEDIQKLIGG, encoded by the coding sequence ATGAAAAATATCATGTTAGTTTGTAATGCTGGTATGTCTACAGGAATGCTTGCGAAAAAAATCGAAGCCGCTTCTGGCAACACATTAAACGTCACTGCTTATAGCGAATCCGAGTATACCGATTATTTGGACGGTGTCGACCTCGTTCTTATCGGCCCTCAAATCCGTTTCCTTATGCCACAAATTAAACAGGCCGTCAGCGTCCCAGTCCATGCCATTTCACCAGTAAAATACGGCATCATGGATGGCAAAGGGGTTTACGAAGACATCCAGAAATTAATAGGAGGATAA